Proteins found in one Bicyclus anynana chromosome 24, ilBicAnyn1.1, whole genome shotgun sequence genomic segment:
- the LOC112044004 gene encoding 26S proteasome regulatory subunit 10B: MDSTREKSFQDYRKKLMEHKEVESRLKDMREQLKDLTKQYDKSENDLKALQSVGQIVGEVLKQLTEEKFIVKATNGPRYVVGCRRQLDKNKLKGGTRVALDMTTLTIMRHLPREVDPLVYNMSHEDPGDVTYSAIGGLQEQIRQLREVIELPLMNPELFVRVGITPPKGCLLYGPPGTGKTLLARAVASQLDANFLKVVSSAIVDKYIGESARLIREMFNYARDHQPCIIFMDEIDAIGGRRFSEGTSADREIQRTLMELLNQMDGFDSLGQVKIIMATNRPDTLDPALLRPGRLDRKIEIPLPNEQARLEILKIHAAPIAKHGEMDYEAVVKLSDTFNGADLRNVCTEAGLFAIRAEREYIVQEDLMKAVRKVADNKKLESKLDYKPV, from the exons ATGGATTCTACGAGAGAAAAGTCTTTTCAGGATTACCGCAAGAAATTAATGGAACACAAGGAGGTGGAATCGAGATTAAAAGATA TGCGAGAACAACTCAAAGATCTCACAAAGCAGTACGATAAGAGTGAGAATGACTTGAAGGCTCTGCAGAGCGTGGGCCAGATAGTCGGTGAGGTGTTGAAGCAACTCACTGAGGAGAAat TCATAGTGAAAGCCACAAATGGGCCGAGATATGTGGTTGGCTGCCGTCGTCAGCTGGACAAGAATAAGCTAAAGGGGGGCACTAGAGTTGCCCTGGACATGACCACACTCACCATCATGAGACACTTGCCGAGAGAG GTTGATCCTCTTGTATATAACATGAGCCATGAAGACCCAGGTGATGTTACATATTCTGCTATTGGAGGTCTGCAGGAACAAATTAGACAGCTTAGGGAG GTGATTGAGCTGCCACTAATGAACCCGGAACTGTTCGTGCGGGTGGGCATCACCCCCCCGAAGGGCTGTCTGCTGTACGGGCCGCCGGGTACGGGCAAGACTTTGCTGGCCAGAGCTGTGGCTTCACAGTTAGATGCTAACTTTttgaag GTAGTGTCATCGGCGATAGTGGACAAATATATCGGGGAGTCGGCGCGACTCATCCGAGAGATGTTCAACTACGCGCGCGACCATCAGCCCTGCATCATCTTCATGGATGAGATTGATGCTATCG GTGGCAGACGTTTCTCTGAGGGTACCAGTGCTGATCGTGAGATCCAACGCACCTTGATGGAGCTCCTCAACCAGATGGACGGCTTCGACTCGCTGGGGCAGGTCAAGATAATCATGGCGACCAACAGGCCCGACACGCTGGACCCCGCGCTGCTGCGACCCGGCAGGCTGGACAGGAAGATCGAGATACCTCTGCCCAATGAACAGGCCAG ATTGGAGATCCTCAAGATCCACGCGGCGCCCATCGCCAAGCACGGCGAGATGGACTACGAGGCGGTGGTGAAGCTGTCGGATACGTTCAACGGCGCCGACCTGCGCAACGTGTGCACCGAGGCGGGCCTGTTCGCCATACGCGCCGAGCGCGAGTACATCGTGCAG GAGGATCTCATGAAGGCAGTGCGAAAGGTTGCAGACAACAAGAAACTGGAGAGCAAGTTGGACTACAAGCCTGTCTAA
- the LOC112044003 gene encoding TGF-beta-activated kinase 1 and MAP3K7-binding protein 1: MIARPWTDDLPKCRNTCVASYFSPLDGTNSANDDYLCFYCQTEDNACLYGVFEPHNGLEAARFIMQRMAAELLFPPPSINNTDEEVRERLRNAFISVEKAYIENYDGMIAERTSLQYRLQLLNTHTAQMNPNCDNILQRLKEIDQHLSGGATVVIALVHNNKLYVANVGETRALLCRTDDNAVLRVVQLTVDHSLNNEDELLRLSQLGLDVNKLRNAQYLGNQTGTRCLGNHLVKGLYKAFPSISAASSEPVVAAPEIHGPIALDESCRFLVLVSAGVYKRIQEVKGSSEQTNKQLSQIIVESFRKQSDFKRVSQIALDEIEQEFLTYCVRNSLTPKPNTHVTLLIRNFNFLPPIPQNDSSAIQKQNAVRFNPIVQSKSNTLINEIDSDVYSSGNDLENESNIDTNRSIESSSDIYPSRPYDKDRRIKGYVDFSCYYENVAKARKNRTLPSFIK; encoded by the exons ATGATCGCTAGGCCGTGGACGGACGATTTGCCAAAATGTCGGAACACCTGCGTCGCCTCGTATTTCTCTCCTTTAGACGGGACGAACAGTGCTAATGACGACTATCTGTGCTTTTACTGCCAGACAGAAGATAATGC TTGTCTATATGGTGTGTTTGAACCTCATAATGGGCTGGAGGCAGCCAGGTTTATCATGCAGAGGATGGCGGCTGAGCTACTCTTTCCTCCACCTTCCATTAATAACACAGATGAAGAGGTTAGAGAGAGATTGAG AAATGCATTTATCTCTGTAGAGAAGGCATACATAGAGAACTATGACGGCATGATAGCTGAGAGGACGAGCCTGCAGTACAGGTTGCAACTGCTAAACACACATACTGCACAG ATGAACCCAAACTGCGACAACATTCTCCAACGGCTCAAAGAAATCGACCAACACTTGTCCGGCGGCGCCACCGTGGTCATAGCGTTGGTCCACAACAACAAGCTGTACGTAGCCAACGTTGGCGAGACGCGCGCACTGCTGTGCCGCACAGACGACAACGCGGTACTGAGAGTTGTGCAGTTGACGGTGGACCACAGCTTGAACAATGAGGATGAACTGCTGAGACTGTCCCAACTCGGGTTGGATGTGAACAAACTTAGGAACG CTCAGTACCTCGGCAACCAGACTGGCACGCGGTGCCTCGGCAACCACCTGGTCAAAGGCCTGTACAAGGCCTTCCCGTCCATCAGCGCGGCCTCCTCCGAGCCCGTGGTGGCGGCGCCCGAGATACACGGCCCCATCGCCTTGGACGAGTCCTGCAG ATTCCTAGTCCTAGTCAGCGCAGGCGTCTACAAAAGGATACAAGAAGTGAAAGGCAGCAGcgaacagacaaacaaacaactatCCCAAATCATAGTAGAGAGCTTCAGGAAACAGTCAGACTTCAAGCGAGTCAGCCAAATAGCTTTGGACGAGATCGAGCAAGAATTCCTTACATACTGCGTTAGAAATAGTTTAACCCCAAAACCAAACACCCATGTTACCTTATTAATACGTAATTTCAATTTCCTACCCCCCATACCCCAAAATGATTCTAGTGCGATTCAAAAGCAGAATGCAGTACGATTCAATCCGATAGTTCAATCTAAATCGAATACGTTAATCAATGAAATTGATTCTGATGTGTATTCATCGGGCAATGATTTGGAGAATGAATCCAATATTGACACAAATCGATCTATCGAGTCATCGAGTGATATCTATCCGAGTAGACCGTATGATAAGGATAGACGGATTAAGGGTTATGTGGATTTTTCTTGTTATTATGAGAATGTTGCTAAGGCCAGGAAAAATCGAACGCTGcctagttttattaaataa